Proteins co-encoded in one Streptomyces diastaticus subsp. diastaticus genomic window:
- a CDS encoding amidohydrolase family protein: MIIDIHGHYTTAPAPLGRWREAQAAALTDPVQAPDPAGPVISDDQIRESVEANQLRLMDERGIDVTVFSPRASFMAHHIGDFATSSAWSRICNDLCHRVAELYPDRFAPGAMLPQSPGVDPATTVPEIERAVRELGAVTVNLNPDPSGGHWTAPPLTDRSWYPVWEKLVELDVPAMVHVSSSCNPAFHTTGAHYLNADTTAFMQLLTGDLFTDFPGLRLVVPHGGGAVPYHWGRFRGLAQALGRPEPEESLLRNVYFDTCVYHQPGIDLLLDVIPVDNVLFASEMVGAVRGVDPRTGHHFDDTRRYVERAGLTPADLTAVLEGNARRVYPLLDARLTAQGR, encoded by the coding sequence GTGATCATCGACATCCACGGCCACTACACCACCGCCCCCGCCCCGCTCGGCCGCTGGCGCGAGGCCCAGGCCGCCGCGCTCACCGACCCGGTACAGGCACCGGACCCGGCCGGTCCGGTCATCAGCGACGACCAGATCCGCGAGTCGGTCGAGGCCAACCAGCTGCGGCTGATGGACGAGCGCGGCATCGACGTCACCGTCTTCTCCCCCCGCGCCTCCTTCATGGCGCACCACATCGGCGACTTCGCGACCTCCTCGGCCTGGTCCCGCATCTGCAACGACCTGTGCCACCGCGTCGCGGAGCTGTACCCCGACCGCTTCGCTCCCGGAGCGATGCTGCCGCAGTCGCCCGGGGTGGACCCGGCCACCACGGTCCCGGAGATCGAGCGGGCCGTGAGGGAGCTGGGCGCTGTGACCGTCAACCTCAACCCTGACCCCAGTGGCGGCCACTGGACCGCTCCCCCGCTGACCGACCGCTCCTGGTACCCGGTGTGGGAGAAGCTCGTCGAACTGGACGTGCCCGCGATGGTGCACGTCTCCAGCAGCTGCAACCCGGCCTTCCACACCACGGGAGCGCACTACCTGAACGCGGACACCACCGCCTTCATGCAACTGCTCACCGGCGACCTGTTCACCGACTTCCCCGGACTGCGCCTGGTCGTCCCGCACGGCGGCGGAGCGGTGCCCTACCACTGGGGCCGGTTCCGCGGCCTGGCGCAGGCACTCGGCCGGCCCGAGCCGGAGGAGTCCCTCCTGCGCAACGTCTACTTCGACACCTGTGTCTACCACCAGCCCGGCATCGACCTGCTGCTGGACGTGATCCCGGTCGACAACGTCCTGTTCGCCTCGGAGATGGTCGGCGCCGTCCGCGGCGTCGACCCGCGCACCGGTCACCACTTCGACGACACCCGCCGCTACGTCGAGCGCGCGGGCCTGACCCCGGCGGACCTGACGGCGGTCCTGGAGGGCAACGCCCGCCGGGTCTACCCGCTTCTGGACGCCCGCCTGACCGCCCAGGGCCGCTGA
- a CDS encoding GntR family transcriptional regulator, protein MTDKLTGAAGRQYVADAIRHALRSGDLVPGQRLVENDLAESYGATRGAVREALQDLAAEEILEIVPRRGARVRMVSVEEAIQITECRSALEQLCARKAATLATDAQRGELDRIGADMRQAVADGAWDAYSALNQRLHELVIEASGQEVARRTLDRLNGPMVRFQFRLALRPGRPARSLPQHLAIIEAVVGGDAAAAAEAAAAHLDDVIEQLRSPAASART, encoded by the coding sequence GTGACCGACAAGCTCACGGGTGCCGCGGGCCGCCAGTACGTGGCGGACGCCATCAGGCACGCTCTGCGCTCCGGGGACCTGGTCCCCGGGCAGCGGCTCGTCGAGAACGACCTCGCCGAGTCCTACGGGGCGACCCGCGGGGCCGTCCGTGAGGCGCTCCAGGACCTCGCCGCAGAGGAGATCCTGGAGATCGTCCCCCGTAGAGGGGCCAGGGTGCGCATGGTCTCCGTCGAGGAGGCGATCCAGATCACCGAGTGCCGCTCGGCCCTCGAGCAACTGTGCGCCCGCAAGGCGGCCACCCTGGCCACCGACGCGCAGCGCGGGGAACTCGACCGGATCGGGGCGGACATGCGGCAGGCCGTCGCCGACGGCGCGTGGGACGCCTACTCGGCGCTCAACCAGCGTCTGCACGAACTGGTCATCGAGGCCAGCGGCCAGGAGGTCGCCCGGCGCACCCTCGACCGGCTCAACGGGCCGATGGTGCGCTTCCAGTTCCGGCTGGCCCTGCGCCCCGGACGTCCTGCCCGGTCCCTGCCGCAGCACCTGGCCATCATCGAGGCGGTGGTGGGAGGCGACGCGGCGGCGGCGGCCGAGGCGGCGGCCGCGCACCTGGACGACGTGATCGAGCAACTGCGCTCGCCGGCCGCGTCCGCCCGTACCTGA
- the ligK gene encoding 4-carboxy-4-hydroxy-2-oxoadipate aldolase/oxaloacetate decarboxylase yields MHHLGVVHRTVARADRAAVEALSAFGVATVHEAMGRLGLMRPYIRPVYEGARLCGTAVTVLLQPGDNWMLHVAAEQVREGDIVVAGCTTESEDGFFGELLATSLRARGAGGLVIDGGCRDVDDLRRMDFPVFSRAVSAKGTVKATLGSVNVPVVVANALVAPGDVIVADTDGVVVVPAARAAEVAEAAARREAAEEGKRQRFRDGELGLDMYAMRGPLADLGLTYVD; encoded by the coding sequence ATGCACCACCTCGGAGTCGTCCACCGCACCGTCGCACGCGCCGATCGCGCGGCCGTCGAGGCACTGTCGGCGTTCGGCGTCGCCACCGTGCACGAGGCGATGGGCCGTCTCGGCCTCATGCGCCCCTACATCCGCCCGGTCTACGAGGGCGCGAGGCTCTGCGGCACGGCGGTCACCGTGCTGCTCCAGCCGGGTGACAACTGGATGCTGCACGTCGCCGCCGAACAGGTCCGGGAGGGCGACATCGTGGTCGCGGGCTGCACCACCGAGAGCGAGGACGGCTTCTTCGGAGAACTCCTCGCCACCTCGCTGCGCGCCCGCGGCGCCGGGGGCCTGGTCATCGACGGCGGCTGCCGCGACGTGGACGACCTGCGCCGGATGGACTTCCCCGTCTTCTCGCGCGCCGTCAGCGCCAAGGGCACCGTCAAGGCCACCCTTGGCTCGGTGAACGTCCCCGTCGTCGTCGCCAACGCGCTGGTCGCCCCCGGTGACGTGATCGTCGCCGACACCGACGGCGTGGTGGTCGTGCCCGCCGCCAGGGCCGCCGAGGTCGCCGAGGCCGCCGCGCGGCGCGAGGCGGCGGAGGAGGGCAAGCGGCAGCGCTTCCGCGACGGCGAACTGGGTCTCGACATGTACGCCATGCGCGGCCCCCTGGCCGACCTCGGCCTGACCTACGTCGACTGA
- a CDS encoding 4-oxalomesaconate tautomerase, with the protein MPAVAATGTPAVTRRGSQTAVPCLFMRGGTSRGPFFDARLLPDDPGLRDAVLLAAMGSPDARQIDGVGGAHPLTSKIGLVRPGATADVDLEWTFAQVQPGGTEVDTSSNCGNMLAAVVPFAVETGLLVPTGDRTTARVLTRNTGMVAEITVSTPAGRTGVRHVAYEGPARIDGVPGTAAPVEIGFVDTAGSVAGSLLPTGRVRDTVEVPGTGPVDVTLIDNGQPLVIVAAERLGATGYETPAEIDADEELRGRVEALRLVCGHAMGLGDVSERNYPKMTLVAPPRHGGTLSTRSLIPRVCHQSIGVLAAVTAATACVLDGSVARELAAAVPGTEPTVRVEHPSGAFDVTLARDPEDPRQVTRSALLRTARLLMAGDVLVPRSVWDPAPTVQEKSS; encoded by the coding sequence ATGCCTGCCGTTGCAGCCACCGGAACCCCGGCGGTCACCAGACGCGGCTCCCAGACCGCCGTCCCGTGTCTGTTCATGCGCGGCGGGACGTCGCGGGGACCGTTCTTCGACGCTCGGCTGCTGCCCGACGACCCGGGTCTGCGGGACGCCGTCCTGCTGGCGGCGATGGGTTCACCGGACGCGCGGCAGATCGACGGTGTCGGCGGTGCGCACCCCCTGACCAGCAAGATCGGCCTGGTGCGCCCGGGCGCGACGGCCGATGTCGACCTGGAGTGGACCTTCGCCCAGGTGCAACCCGGTGGAACGGAGGTCGACACCTCGTCCAACTGCGGGAACATGCTCGCCGCCGTGGTGCCGTTCGCCGTCGAGACCGGCCTGCTCGTGCCCACGGGGGACCGCACCACGGCCCGCGTCCTGACCCGCAACACCGGCATGGTCGCCGAGATCACGGTCTCCACCCCGGCCGGCCGGACCGGCGTCCGGCACGTCGCGTACGAAGGCCCGGCCCGCATCGACGGTGTCCCCGGCACCGCCGCTCCCGTCGAGATCGGCTTCGTGGACACCGCCGGTTCCGTCGCCGGTTCGCTCCTTCCCACCGGGCGCGTGCGGGACACCGTCGAGGTGCCCGGGACCGGCCCCGTCGACGTCACGCTGATCGACAACGGCCAGCCGCTGGTGATCGTCGCGGCCGAGCGCCTGGGGGCCACCGGATACGAGACCCCGGCCGAGATCGACGCCGACGAGGAGCTGCGGGGCCGGGTGGAGGCGCTGCGCCTGGTGTGCGGCCACGCCATGGGACTGGGCGACGTGTCGGAGCGGAACTATCCGAAGATGACGCTGGTGGCGCCGCCCCGGCACGGCGGCACCCTCTCCACCCGCAGCCTCATCCCCCGGGTCTGCCACCAGTCCATCGGCGTGCTGGCCGCCGTCACGGCCGCCACCGCCTGCGTGCTCGACGGCAGTGTCGCCCGTGAACTGGCCGCCGCTGTGCCGGGTACGGAGCCCACGGTCCGCGTCGAGCACCCGTCCGGCGCCTTCGACGTCACCTTGGCCCGCGACCCCGAGGACCCCCGGCAGGTCACGCGGTCCGCGCTGCTGCGCACCGCCCGCCTGCTCATGGCCGGGGACGTGCTCGTCCCCCGTTCCGTCTGGGACCCCGCCCCCACCGTTCAGGAGAAGTCCTCGTGA
- a CDS encoding pirin family protein — translation MSNLEREAVPTLCGGRGDVVGEPVRELLPPRRVKLGESTEVRRLLPSLGRRMIGAWAFVDHYGPDDIADEPGMQVPPHPHIGLQTVSWLHQGEVLHRDSTGSLQTIRPRELGLMTSGRAISHSEESPRPHARLLHGAQLWVALPDAHRHVDPRFEHHADLPVVTAPGLSGTVVLGEVDGARSPGTTYSPLVGLDVGLAAGAEARLPLEPDFEYGVLTMSGELHADGVPLLPGSLLYLGCGRRELPLRATSDATFMLLGGEPFEEKLIMWWNFVGRTQEDISRAREDWMNGSRFGEVHGYDGDPLPAPQLPPLPLKARGRVR, via the coding sequence ATGAGCAACCTGGAACGTGAGGCCGTGCCCACCCTCTGCGGCGGCCGGGGCGATGTCGTCGGTGAGCCCGTGCGGGAACTGCTGCCCCCGCGCCGGGTCAAGCTCGGCGAGTCGACCGAGGTCCGGCGGCTGCTCCCGAGCCTGGGCCGCCGCATGATCGGCGCCTGGGCCTTCGTGGACCACTACGGACCGGACGACATCGCCGACGAGCCCGGCATGCAGGTCCCGCCCCACCCGCACATCGGGCTCCAGACCGTCAGCTGGCTCCACCAGGGCGAGGTCCTGCACCGCGACTCGACCGGCAGCCTCCAGACGATCCGGCCGCGCGAACTGGGGCTGATGACCTCCGGCCGGGCCATCTCGCACTCCGAGGAGAGCCCGCGCCCGCACGCCCGCCTCCTGCACGGCGCCCAGCTCTGGGTCGCCCTGCCCGACGCCCACCGGCACGTCGACCCGCGCTTCGAGCACCACGCCGACCTGCCCGTCGTCACCGCTCCCGGCCTGAGCGGCACCGTGGTGCTCGGCGAGGTCGACGGCGCCCGTTCCCCCGGTACGACCTACTCGCCGCTGGTCGGCCTCGACGTCGGTCTCGCCGCCGGCGCCGAGGCCCGGCTCCCCCTCGAACCCGACTTCGAGTACGGCGTCCTCACCATGTCCGGGGAACTCCACGCCGACGGTGTCCCCCTGCTGCCCGGCTCCCTGCTCTACCTCGGCTGCGGCCGCCGCGAACTGCCCCTGCGCGCGACCTCCGACGCCACCTTCATGCTCCTGGGCGGCGAGCCCTTCGAGGAGAAGCTGATCATGTGGTGGAACTTCGTCGGGCGTACGCAGGAGGACATCAGCCGGGCCCGCGAGGACTGGATGAACGGGTCGCGGTTCGGCGAGGTGCACGGCTACGACGGCGACCCGCTGCCCGCGCCGCAGCTCCCGCCCCTTCCCCTCAAGGCACGGGGCCGGGTGCGCTGA